The Epinephelus lanceolatus isolate andai-2023 chromosome 10, ASM4190304v1, whole genome shotgun sequence genomic sequence GCTTTATCATAAAAACCTTTATCTGTTTCGTCTTTAGATACTTTCAGTGAATCAACTCATTAAACCAGACATGTGATTCAGTAGAAATCTGTCCTCACCTGCCAGCACTTCCGTCCTCTCCCACATGTTCTCAGAGGTCACCTCCTCAGGAGAGTCCATCTCGTATATTCTGCTGCCTCGGCCATTGTTGGCCATAAGTTCATTGTCGAGCTCCTGGATCACCTTATCCTCATCTCCACGGTTTTTGGGCGTTGAGACGTCCCACCTATCCAGACTGTTGTCCTCGTTGGTATCTTTGTTTACAGTGATGTCCATGCTGAATTTGGTTGCAGTAGTCTCGCTCTGAGGCGTGCTGGTGGAGCTGGGGCTGGTCCTCTGTGTGACCCAGTCAGCTGTTGGGCCTGCCACCTGGGGGAACATATGCGTTAGTTAAAGGCATGATGCACAGCATAATGCACAATGTACAAATCCTGAAATAGACATTGGAAATAAATTGTTAAAACTCTTAGTTCTTAAAGTTTTGTTATAACATGTTACAAAAGTAGGAACAGATATAGCCTCACTATAATAATTTCACATCATGAGTCAAAATGCATATAATAGATTTATTCTTGGGAGGGCTTTGGTTCGTACAGATGTTGTAAGTAAACAGTGCAATTGAATACAAGTCTGTAAACCAATAATAATGTCCGAAGACATTTCTCTACAGTATATATACCATGTGTATTATTTGTTTGAACCTTTTAAATCATCTACAGTATATTACCAGTGGTTTATCTTGGGCCCCAAATTATAAagattttctgtctttgagCTGCATACCTCCTCATCACGGTTGTCCCCATTCGGTAATACGAATGGTGTTGTCTCTGTGTCCTTCACTGTGGTTGATGGGTCCTGgctgtgtgttgctgtggttgATGGGTTGTGAGGAGAGTTCGCTGTTGGCTGTGGCTGAGTTGGAACCATTTTTTTGGAGACTGTGGTCTGAGAGAAGTTGAGGAACCTCATGAGTTCCTCTTCTTTATCTGCGAGGTCTGAGATAGAGAAAACAATCACCACAAATTCTAACACACGAGAGTGAGCTTACTTTCAATATACTATACTGATTTAAGAGTACAAACAATGTCTCTCCCTGTCACCTTTAAACAGACTGCAAGTGCATTATAGTCTTAGAGTCTAATTTTGGTACAGAGTTGGTGCTGTCCGAAGAAAACCATGTATCTTTAATGATGTTAAGTTAAACTTTTTCAGTCTTGAGATGATTCTTCTACTTCGTAACATAAATAAATCACTTAAAAATCCActggattattttaaaaatgactaaCCACCAAGCTAAAAACAGAGCAGTATGTTTCAGCACATGAAAGGCTGACATTTTGTAGCTAAACAGTTTTAATCGGATAATGATGTCATGATAATATGTGCCCTCGAGATGTTAATTAAGCAGCTCCTTTTACACGCAGGAGGAATGCAATCTGTAAGTTTTATAACCTTCTGGAATTCACCTCACCACATTTCAGTTTATAATGTGATCACACACTGAATGTTCTAACGCATTATTCACTGTGGGCATGGAGGTGAGTCACTGGCAGTAAAGGCGGAGAGTATCTGACATCTGTGCGTTTCCAATAAAATGTCACCTGGTTAACCCCACATCACCTCAGGACAAACATCTGGCAGACTGTTGAGTGAGTGCTTCTGTGTCTGAATACGCAAGCACTTGTGTCTACAGGACATGTATTGCTCATTTGTCTGACATTTGCGAAGGAGTGGATAAAGTGGATTAGGGAACACACCATGAGATGAGGAAAACTTTTGTCAAACTAACTACCTGTACGGAAATTTGAATTTCAGGAAAGAAAAAGGTACAAAAGTTTCCCAAAAGCACTTTAAAATTAAGATGAATCCCACTGTAAGTCTAGGTGCTTTTGGAAAACAGGGCCCTGGACtgttgaagaaaaagaaaaacagaaagtcTGCTAAATGTTGATGATGTATTTGGATACTCTTCATTTATGTATTGTCTAAAACTGCTTAAAACTAAGAATGTGGTGTTGCAACCAACACGGTTTCcattgataaaaataaaaaacaaaggcaGTGGTGTCCTTACCATAGTCACCGGATCCAGAGCCTGAACCGTCATTGTCGTCACCATCTTCATCATCTATCGGGAGGCCACCTGATGTATGGCCCTCTATGTACAGGTCATCTGTCGTGGAGAAGGGTGTCTGGGAGGAGACATAGAGCtggaaaagaggagaaaatacAGCTGTTATGATTCAAGCAGCAGAGGAATACTAACAAAGACagaggagacacagacacataggTCTCCTCTATTCACACTTGCAGAATTCCTTTCACTAATCAAAAACATGTGAATATCTCTACAGTTTGGGAGTGAGACAATACCTCTCACAGCCTAGCCAAGTATGTCAGCGTTCACTGCTGTCTGTGAATTTAGCCATAGTGTGTATTGCATCCATACTGTAGCATGTACATAAAGATGgaggctattttttttttttcatttcgtGTGTTGTGGCAGTAATTTGTGATGCTTCACAGAGCCAGACAGAGATCTAAGTGCGTTTGAGGAGGAGAGATTGAGCAGCTTCAAAggcaaaacacacaacagagacatagacacacgcacacacacgaaAAGCATGTTATATATGAGATTGTAGTGTAAGAAAATCTCCCACTAACCCAAACACTACACAAAGGAGTGTGATGAAAACCAAAACCTTTCTTGTCTTGTCATCTAAAGCTTGGTCTGACTTTAAAAACCAGGTTCCAACCAAAGAGATGAGGGTCTTAACTAGGTGAGGTGATTCACCAGCTTGATAAAATACGACTGCCCTAATGTCTGAAGCAGAATAAAACAAGCTGTGATAACTTCAGAAAGACGGTAATATGACAACCGGCTTGCACAGACTAGAAAAACGCATGAATCAAAGAAAGCAACCTGATAATAATGAATCTGAAATTCAAAAAGAGGGGAATGGCTCAGCAGATGTTGGTAGTAAGACAGCAagacagacgcacacacacattacacacattacacacacagacatggatgaATATGGCCCATTGAGACCTGAAATATGTCTGGTATGTATACTATGCTTCCACTAACACAGGtgctgagagagggagaaaggaggGACACtaaagaaaggaaggagaaaGACAGGGACACTACTGTATGTTTCTCCTGAAACAGGTGCTAGTGATAGCAGGAGGATCTTTTAGTGCAATAAATATTTACACTTGGAGAGTAAAGGTATTAATTCTACTGCATGAGTCTTCTTTTGCCAAAACTGGCCTTTCATTTCACAGTGTACCTAAGAAGTGACACAAGAAGTGatctaaaatgtgtgtttttattttattgctgcaGGCCAAAGCACTTTACCTAATAATGTCAGTCATCTCTTTCTGCTTGgaccacattttttttgtatcaaTAAACTATTGTGAATCAAAGCGCCAGATGAATTTCTTAGCtgactttcttttttgtctCCTGAGAGATCTGATATTTTTTATTGGAGCTGACTGAGATGTAACAAGAGACAAACCATTATgacataaaacagatgttgtgtTCACTCCGTGTTGAAACAGGCCAAACAGAAAATCATTAACATCAATTTTCAAATGACAGCAGAGTCTCACAATGCCAGGGCTGACGAAAATAGCAGAAGGAGCTTTCGCATTCTTGCTGTCTTCAACGGGGGATTACAAAAGCAGATGCTGCACTTGTCGAAATGAaagacacagggacacacaaaaCTGTAACGGCTGCAGACATTAAACTAGCTCTTTAAACTTAAACTGAACTTAAAATGACTGTGGGAGTGTTCTGACTTTGGAGCAGTCTTATATTTACTGTCAAACTGGACATCACTGGTCTTGGCTGTCTGGTCTCTTTAATAGCTTTGAAAGGGAGCGGCTCATGCTCATGTCTACATTGACTGGACTGTCCCAGTGAAGGAGGTACACAatgtacattttgaaaatgagcAGGATACCCTTTTAAGGCCACAACAAGGTGCTGCTGAAATGATGGATTGCCCAAAACACTGCTTGCACCTCTTAGATGTGCTTTAAACAAAATCACTcgcatgcacagtgaaatagggCAAGGCTGTATGGATGAAATCATTATTACTGTCAATAAGGATAAAGTCCAGTATCAATAAATATGACAGATGTTGATGTcttaattttgtttcttttcaatTAATCAGTAATTTACTAAAATGTCAGGACATAGTGATCACAAATTCCCAGATAggggtgacatcttcaaatttcTTATGTCCAACCAACGTCCTaagcagagaaaagcagcaaatccttaaATTTGAGAAGCTGGCACCAGAATAAGTTTGGCATTTATGGATGATAAATGACTGTATTGGTGTATTGGTGAATAATTATCTGTTATCGACTATCTGATTTATTGTGCAATATAACATACAAAAGGAAATGTGAAGGCAAGATGAAATCTGCTATTACTTTCTCTGTCCATCCCTTGTGCCAGAAAAAAGTTATGCAGTGGGGTTTACTGAAAAGACTTGACTCAGTCAGTCAGAGGTTACACACATCTGGAAAACATACATATGTACAtagctcacacacatgcacacagaccaTATATAACCATCTGGTGTCCTGGTGCTTTGTCCAAGTGAAGACAGTTTTCTGGAAACAGCCAGGTTGCAGTGATGAAACACTACAGACATGCAATAGGGTATAGTGTGTTTTGGGAGTGCATTATTGTAATCAACAAatccatgtttttttgtgtccgCTTGATTTATTATTATAGTAAAATATTTCCTCTATGAGCTGGAAGTGGATGATAATGAGAGAGCAGTTGGGTCAAGAGTGACGTTGTGTAACAGCCAAAAGCACACAGAAGACCTGTCATCACCATCTAGATAGTGGCAGCAACACACAACACCGTGTTAGAGGggggtgtgtgtttgagaaagGCTAGGCTACATGTCATAAAGGGTTTGAACCCCCTCAACATCAAATGTATCTGCTAATTTACAGTAGTTATAGTCTCCAAAGGCTTCACAAAGGGCAAAGATATCTGATAAGAAAAGAATCAGGAGTATCCGGGTTAAGCAGATTACTTTCATTTTTACTACAGCTCTGTTGACAGAATTTGGTAGGACTGTAAAGAAAGACACAATATCTCCTTTTGTCGTACACATGGAAGGTATCATAATGGCCTTATATGAGATTATTTGAATCTGCTGCCCCCAAACTTAAACTCCTAGTCCACACCATTTaacaaaagacacattttttacCAGTTAAAAGGCTGAAAATATTAAAAGCTTTGTGGTGGAGCTAAGAACAGTACAAGAGAGATTCCTACCACCACCAAAACTTAGTTAGCTCTGGTTTTACAATCTCTTTAAGACATGCTGAAATTGAAAGTCAAACATAAAGGCTAACCAACAAAGCCACCAAAATGTCACAGAAACGGCAGCAAATCAGAAGCTGTGAGATAGACAGGATGGGTACAGTCATCCCTTCATATACAGTCCCGTGTTGAGCCTAATATGTTGTGACTAATGCTGTGCTACTGATAAACTGAGAGCACATGAAACTAAGTTAGACCACACATTCTCCACAGTTAGAGATGATGGCCGCCTGCTTTTATACTCATGGATTATCatcagtagaatgctttttgtgtgtgtttgttttaatgtggTCCTTCTGTCATCTGTGTCGTTCAGAAGAACtgtgaaaataaccattaataaCATTAAGTGAAAGGTGTCACATGCTTCCTCTTACCTATTATGGTTGGGTCTGAAACCC encodes the following:
- the LOC117266182 gene encoding uncharacterized protein LOC117266182, whose amino-acid sequence is MRNLWLLFLVGLATGFISEKLYVSSQTPFSTTDDLYIEGHTSGGLPIDDEDGDDNDGSGSGSGDYDLADKEEELMRFLNFSQTTVSKKMVPTQPQPTANSPHNPSTTATHSQDPSTTVKDTETTPFVLPNGDNRDEEVAGPTADWVTQRTSPSSTSTPQSETTATKFSMDITVNKDTNEDNSLDRWDVSTPKNRGDEDKVIQELDNELMANNGRGSRIYEMDSPEEVTSENMWERTEVLAAVIACGVVGFLCAVFLLALLAYRMKKKDEGSYDLGDTKVSTTAYQKAPTKEFYA